AGCCCACCTGTTTTTTATTCAACCTCTATTTTTACGCCTTTCTCAACTGCTTCTTCGGCTTTAGGCATTGTGATAGTTAGTACACCATTTTTAAATTTTGCCTTTACTTGATCTGCTTTAATTTTCTTTGGTATTTGTATTTGTCTTACAAAATTACCATAAGCCCTTTCCTTTCTGTAGTAATTTTCATCTTTCTCTTCTTTTTCCTCCTCTTTTGAGCCTTTAATTGTTAGTATGTCACCAGAGATATTAACCTCAATATCCTTTTCAGTTAATCCTGGTAGGTCAGCCCTTACTTTAATATCATTTTTTGTTTCACTAATATCTAAGCTTGGAACAAAATCAATGCCAGAAGGCAACTCACTTGTTCCGAAGAAATCATCAAATAATCTGTTCATTTCATCTTGAATATCAAATAGGCCACTAAATGGTGTCAACCCTCTTTCAGCATCTCTTCTTCTTCTCATAATTGCCATATCTCACCTCCTTTTTTATTTTTTCTATTTAACAATATAAATGTGAGTTAATACTTGTCAAGTTTTTTTATTCGTACTACTTAAGATATTATGATTATTTAGCCCACGAATTGGTGGATATATTAACTTGTGAGGTTGAGTGAAAATTCGAGGTATTTTATTAATGAATGTTATTAACATAGAGTGGAATGAATGTGTTTAGTGCTTTGAGATAATAATAAAATAACACTTTTACATAGAAATAAGCTAATATATAATGTT
The Deferribacterota bacterium genome window above contains:
- a CDS encoding Hsp20/alpha crystallin family protein, encoding MRRRRDAERGLTPFSGLFDIQDEMNRLFDDFFGTSELPSGIDFVPSLDISETKNDIKVRADLPGLTEKDIEVNISGDILTIKGSKEEEKEEKDENYYRKERAYGNFVRQIQIPKKIKADQVKAKFKNGVLTITMPKAEEAVEKGVKIEVE